DNA sequence from the Prolixibacter sp. SD074 genome:
CTGGAAGATGATAACTCCGAAGAAACGGCCAAATGGGTGAAAGCAGAGAACAAAGTGACCAATGCTTTTCTGGGCCAAATTCCCTACCGGGATAATATTCGAAAACAACTGACCGGCCTCTGGGATTATCCGAAATATTCAGCCCCTTTCAAAAGGGCAGGCAAGTACTTCTATTATAGGAACAGTGGATTGCAAAACCAAAGTGTCCTGTATGTTCAGGATAACCTAAATGCTGAACCAAGAGCATTACTTGACCCCAATAAACTTTCCGATGATGGAACCGTGGCATTAAGCGCGGCGCGGGTTTCGAACGACGGAAAGTACCTGGTTTATTTTATAGCCCGTTCAGGATCCGATTGGAATGAAGGATATGTTTTAGATATTAAAACCGGAGAAAAATTACCCGACCATTTGCGGTGGATTAAATTCTCCGGTATTGGATGGGATGGTGATGGTTTTTATTATTCCAGGTATCCAAAGCCAGAGGGCGGGAATGCGTTGAGTCAGTCAAATGAATATCACAGGGTATATTTTCACCGGGTTGGAACTTCGCAGTCCGACGATAAAATGGTGTATGATACACCAGATCATCCTAAGCGGATGTCAGATATTAGCGTAACCAGGGATGAGAAAATTCAGTATCTGACCGAATACGAGGCATCTATCGGCAACTCGCTTTATGTGAGGGCGAATAACGATAAGAAGACGGAATGGAAACCTGTTTATACTGCTTTTGACAAAGAGTTTCAGGTAATTGATGATGTTGATGGACGATTACTGGTAATGACCAATTATAAGGCTCCGCGATACCGGCTAGTCAGTATCGATCCAGGGCATCCGGAAGAAGCCAACTGGTTGGAAACAATTCCTGAATCGGATGACGTCTTGAGTGATGCATCGGTTGTTGGCGGTAAAATCTGTGCTTCCTATATGAAAGATGCACACACCGTATTACAGCTGTTCCAGGCCGACGGCAAATTGATCGGAAATATTGAACTCCCGGAAATGGGGAGCGCTTCCATTTTGATTGGAGATAAAAATGATAATGAAGCATTTTACACCTTTGAGTCCTGGACTATGCCGAACACCATTTATCAATATGACGTGGCAACCGGACAATCGAAAGTATTCAGACAACCTGAGTTGAAATTTAATCCAAATGATTTTGAAACAAGGCAGGTGTTTTATGTCAGCAAGGACGGCACCAAAGTTCCGATGTTCATTTTCATGAAGAAGGGGACTAAACTGGACGGGATGAATCCGGCTCTTTTGTATGGATACGGCGGCTTCAATATTAGCCTGACACCCTACTTTTCACCAGCGCGAATGGTTTTCCTCGAGCAGGGAGGTGTTTACGCTGTAGCTAACCTACGCGGAGGTGGCGAATATGGTGAAGCCTGGCATGAAGCAGGGACCAAAATGCATAAGCAAAATGTTTTCGACGATTGTATTGCGGCAGCGGAATACCTGGTCGAAAAGAAATATACCGATACCAATCATCTGGCATTGATGGGCGGCTCGAACGGCGGCTTACTGGTAGGCGCTGTCATCAATCAGCGACCAGATTTATTCCGCTTAGCGATTCCGCAGGTGGGAGTGATGGACATGCTTCGTTATAATAAGTTCACCATTGGTTGGTCGTGGGCTGGTGATTATGGAACCAGCGGTGATAGTGAGGAGATGTTTAAGTACCTTTATGCCTATTCTCCTTATCACAATATTAAAAAAGACGGTCACTATCCGGCCATTCTTGCGTTGACGGCAGATCATGACGATCGCGTGGTTCCCGCACATACCTTTAAGTATATGGCCCGGATGCAGGATTATAACGATGGCAAAAATCCGACGTTGGTGCGTATCGAAACAAAGGCTGGACACGGAGGTGGAAAACCAACGTCAAAGATAATAGATGAGTATACCGATATCTGGTCATTTGTGCTTTATGAAATGGGGGTCGGGCCAAAATTTAATTGACCCTTCGCAAATTATTGGATATCTTTCCCGGAATTTTTACCCCGGGTTTGTATGAATATAAATTTTTTGGTTATAGAAGGTAATATCGGGTCAGGGAAAACCTCATTGTCAAGTCGGATAAGTCAGGATTTTCAGGCTAAACTGATTCTTGAGAAATTTGCGGATAATCCGTTTTTGCCGAAATTCTATCAAGATCCGGAGCGGTATTCTTTCCCCCTTGAATTGTCCTTCCTGGCCGAACGATATAATCAGTTGAAGCGGGAACTTTCTGATCGCGATCTTTTTCACCAGTTGACGGTGGCTGATTACTTTTTTATGAAATCGCTGATTTTTGCTCAGAATACACTCGCTGAAGATGAGTATCAGTTGTATCGTAAGTTCTTTGAAATCATATATGATAAACACCCCAAGCCAGATTTGTATGTCTATCTTCATCTTCCTGAGAATCGTCTGATTGAAAATATCAGGAAGAGAGGACGGGAATACGAACAGGAAATTGATGAAAAATACCTGAAAAAAATCAGTGAAGGATATTTTCGCTTTTTTCGTCAGCAAAATGGCTTCCCGATTGTTATAATAGATACCCGAAATATTGATTTCGTGGAAAGTCAGGCAGATTATGAAAAATTAATTGACGTTATTTTTCATAAGTCCTATAATTTTGGGGTAAACAGAGTAATTTTATAATTAGATTCATTAATAAAAAAACGTTCTAAAGCTTTTCTTAATTAACAAAAGATTTTACTTTTGTGAAAAGTGTCGAACAATTGGTTTTGAAAATTAATAAAGGTTCATCATGAAGAAAATCAATTTTAAGGCTGTTGCCGTATTCTTCGTTGGCGCGATGACGCTGTCAAGCTGTGCCAGTCTGCAGAAAATGAAGAAGAATGCCGATAAAATCAACTACACGGTTACCCCGGAAGTGCTTGTCACAAAGGGTGGTAATGTTGACGTTGAGATTCAGGGGCGCATTCCTGAAAAATTCTTTAACAAGAAAGCTACTATTACGGCTACTCCCGTTCTGACTTACGAAGGTGAAGAAAAAGCGTATGCTCCTTACAAACTACAGGGAGAGAAGGTAGAAGCTAACAACAAGGTGATTAGCTATACCGATGGCGGAACTTTCTCATATAAAGGGAGTGTACCTTATGTAGATGGAATGCGTAAGTCAGACTTGGTTGTGCGTATTACCGCTTCACAAGGAGACCAATCTTTGGATTTCGATCCGGTTAAGATTGCTGATGGTGTAATTGCGACCTCAACATTGGTTGAAGACAAACCCGCATCAATTGTAGGTATTGAGAAAGGAAAAAATACCACTGGTGTTTATGATCCGGCAATTGATAAATTTCAGCGCGTTGTACCTGATGAATATAAAGCTGATTTGATGTACCTCATCAATAGCGCATATGTTCGTGGCTCTCAGCTGAAGAAGGAAGATATGGATAAGCTGAATGAATACATCAAAGATGCGTTCGAAGCCGATCGTAAAGATCTGAAAGGCGTGATGGTTTCAGCATATGCTTCTCCTGACGGTCCTGAAAGTTTCAACACCAAGTTGGCCGAGAAACGTGAAGGTTCTGCAACAACGGTTGTTGACCGAAAACTGAAAAAAGATAAAGTTGAAACCGAAGTTGAAGGTAAGTACACTCCTGAAGACTGGGAAGGTTTTAAAGAACTGATGGAGAAATCCAACATCCAGGACAAAGAAATGATCCTGCGTGTACTCTCGATGTATCAGGATCCTGAAGTTCGCGAGCGTGAAATTAAAAATCTGAGTGGCCCATTCCAGGAAATTGCAAAAACAATTCTTCCGAAACTGCGCCGTTCAAAAATTATTGCCAGCGTTGATTTGATTGGTAAGACCGATGAAGAAATAGCTAATTTGGCTGACACCGATCCTTCTAAGCTCAACCAGGCAGAATTGATTTATGCTGCTTCACTTACTGAAGACCTGAATAAGCAAAAAGCAATTTATACCAGTTTCACTCGGCAGTTCCCTGAAGATTGGCGTGGCTACAACGACCTGGGTGTTGTTGAAATGATGCAGGGTAATACTGGCGACGCTGAATCTAACTTCGAGAAAGCTGACAAACTGGATCCGAAAAATGCAATCGTTCAGAATAACTTAGGAGGTGTAGCTTTGGTGAACGGGGATCTGGATAAAGCACAGGAACTTTTCAGTGCAGCCAGTGGTGCCGGACAGGAAGTGAATTACAACCTGGGTACTGTAAGTATCTTGAAGGGTGACTACGATGCAGCCGTTAAATATTTTGGTGACGGAACTTTTGTCAACAAAGCTCTTGCTCAGATGCTTACCGGCGATAATAACGGTGCACTCCGCACATTGAACAACCTGGAAGAAGAATCTGCACTGGGTGATTACCTGAAAGCCATCATCGGTGCGCGTACTGCCAAGACAACCCTCTTGTACGATAGCCTGGAGGCTGCAGTGAACAAAGATGCCAAGTATAAAGATATTGCAAAGGTTGATCTGGAATTTGCGAAGTACTTCAACGACGAGCAGTTCAAGTCAATCGTAGAGTAATACTCAATTGAAAATATGTTCAGAAGCTATTCCGGAGTAGTGTTTACTACTCCGGAATAAGATTTCTATACCTGTATTTTACATCTACCCTGGTAAAACCTTTATTTCTTTCAAAGAAAAAAGGTGGATTATCGTGTAAGGACACAATGAATCCACCTTAAGATTGTTGGAATGTGTAATGTCCGGAGTAATTACCGGCGCATTTTATTGCTGATATCCCATAATACGATACCCGCACTCACTGAAATATTGAATGAGTGTTTGGTTCCGTATTGTGGGATTTCTATGTTTTCATCACAGAGATCGATAATTCTTTGTTGCACACCTTTCACTTCATTACCGAAAATCAAGGCAACTTTATCTTCTTTAGTGGCATTGAAGTCAGTTAGTAAGGTGCTATTGGCTACTTGCTCTACTCCCACAATTTTGTATCCTTCGCTTCTTAGTTTTTTGACTACTTCGTCGGTGCCTTTGCAGTACTCCCAATCAATTGATTTTTCTGCACCGATAGCTGTTTTATGAATTTCCTTGTTGGGCGGAGTAGCTGTAATTCCACACAGGATGATTTTTTCGATGCGAAGGGCATCCGATGTACGGAATACCGATCCAACATTGTTCCCGCTTCTGATATTGTCTAAAACAACAGTTACCGGGAGTTTTTCCGCCTCTTTAAATTCATTGATGGATAATCTTTCCAGTTCGCTGGTTTTCAGTTTTCTTGTCATCTACCAATCTACTTTTTTCCGTCCTATTGGCATCGTCATACAGCGGGCGCCTCCACCTCCCCGGCTAAGTTCTGATCCGGCGATGGTAATAACGGCTTTCTTCGACGCACGAATATCGGCCTTGTTTTCAATAATGTCCTGAGCCTTAATAATGTCGTAACCATTTTTACTCATTTCCTCAATGGTATAATTATTTCTTTCGTAACCAATTACTTTTCCAGGAGCAATAGAGAAAAAGTTCGCTCCACTGTGCCATTGTTCGCGTTCCATGGTCCAGTCGTCTTTGGTCCCTCCACACTGGATCGGTCTCATATCCATACCCACTTCTTTCAGGGCTTGTAGCAGATCTTCTCGGAGTTTGATACTGGTTACCTCGCCGTTATCAATGGTAATGTGAATGGTCTGGTATTTATTGTTTCCCAGAATCAACGGAGCATAAATCATTACTTCATCCTTGTTCAGGAAGGTAAAGGTCATATCGAGGTGGATGAACGATTCAGGTGTATGCGGCAATTCCTGTACAATAATGTGTTTCGTAGGTGCTTTCTTCTCTTTGATAGATTCAATCAGGTAATCAATTCCCTGTGAAGTCGTGCGAACGCCTGTCCCAATCAGGATGACATCATCGCGCGCGATTTCCACATCGCCTCCTTCAATGCTTGTATGTTGGCTTGACGGTATGTTTTTAATGGGTATCATCGGATCAATGGTTTTGACCCCAAATATAGGATGGTCTTTAAAAATAGCCGCCATAATCAGTGCCTCCCGGTCGCGTACCGGCCTGGCCATTTTCCCTATCAACACCTCATCATACACCGTCATAGAGGCATCGCGTGTGAATAAGATGTTGTGTAAAGGACGGAGGGCAAAACGCTCTTTACTCAGGAATTTTGTGAGGTTATCACGCTTTAAAATGGAGCCTTCGATCAATTGTCGCGCTAATTCATCTTCAGGGAGATCGTGTAGGGCACTTATTTCGCAAAAGGCTTCTTCACGTTCGCAGATGCGGTTGATAATGCGCTCTTTTGCATGCGAATCCTGGAGGGTTTGCGTTAGTAAATCTTTAACTTCAAAGGTATTGGCAACTTTCTCCAAAACACCTTTTAACTGGGTATATTCCTGCCTGGCAACTGACAGATTAAGTATGTCACTATAAAGGGCACGCTCAGCATTTTGAGGCGTCATATTCTCCACTTCCTGCCCGGGAGTATGTAAAATAACTCCCTCTAATTGTCCGATTTCAGATCTGACATTTACATTAAACTTTTTCATTGATGCTATAATAATGTTGTTGTGTCATTTGTGTTAATGTGAGGCAAATATAGTTAAATATGGGTGGACTGAATTTTGCGGGAGATATGTTTAGCAATGTCTTTTATTGTATCATTTTCTTTTGTCAATTGTTATTTTTATACGGTAAAGAAGGAGGATGAGTTGAAAAAGTGGGTATACATTTTGTTTTTTTTATTCCTTGCGGTATCAGCAGGTGGGCAGGTGGTTCTTATTCCTCCTGAATTACCTGATTCACTGGCCGGGAGGGGCGATTCCATTCCTCATGTCGAACTTCAGCCTATTCAGGTAAAGCCCCATAGCCGAAGGTATTACCGGAGGAAGCAACGCCGTTATTCCCGGCTTGTATCGATTGTTAATAAGGTGTACCCAATGGCCAAATTAGCTGCAAAAAAACTGGAGGAATACAACAAAGTTTATTTGACGCTGAAGACGGAACGGCAGCGTAAAAAGTATATCAAACAGATACAGGAAGACTTGATGAATGAATATGGCGACGAGATAAAGCACATGAAAATCTCTGAAGGAAGAGTGCTAATGAAGTTGATTGACCGGGAAACCGGGCATTCGTCGTATGCGATTATCAAGGAGTTCCGGGGCGGGTTTACAGCGTTCTTCTGGCAAACGGTTGCCCGTCTGTTTGGAAACGATTTAAAGGTCCGTTACAACCCTTACGGTGAAGACTGGATGATTGAAAATATTGTACAGCAAATCGATCAGGGGGCAATATGAGCAAACGCACTTTCATTGCCGTAAATATCAAAC
Encoded proteins:
- a CDS encoding prolyl oligopeptidase family protein, translating into MKGPILLAGLAFFAISCTNNQKIKYPVAHKDNVVDDYFGHKVNDPYRWLEDDNSEETAKWVKAENKVTNAFLGQIPYRDNIRKQLTGLWDYPKYSAPFKRAGKYFYYRNSGLQNQSVLYVQDNLNAEPRALLDPNKLSDDGTVALSAARVSNDGKYLVYFIARSGSDWNEGYVLDIKTGEKLPDHLRWIKFSGIGWDGDGFYYSRYPKPEGGNALSQSNEYHRVYFHRVGTSQSDDKMVYDTPDHPKRMSDISVTRDEKIQYLTEYEASIGNSLYVRANNDKKTEWKPVYTAFDKEFQVIDDVDGRLLVMTNYKAPRYRLVSIDPGHPEEANWLETIPESDDVLSDASVVGGKICASYMKDAHTVLQLFQADGKLIGNIELPEMGSASILIGDKNDNEAFYTFESWTMPNTIYQYDVATGQSKVFRQPELKFNPNDFETRQVFYVSKDGTKVPMFIFMKKGTKLDGMNPALLYGYGGFNISLTPYFSPARMVFLEQGGVYAVANLRGGGEYGEAWHEAGTKMHKQNVFDDCIAAAEYLVEKKYTDTNHLALMGGSNGGLLVGAVINQRPDLFRLAIPQVGVMDMLRYNKFTIGWSWAGDYGTSGDSEEMFKYLYAYSPYHNIKKDGHYPAILALTADHDDRVVPAHTFKYMARMQDYNDGKNPTLVRIETKAGHGGGKPTSKIIDEYTDIWSFVLYEMGVGPKFN
- a CDS encoding deoxynucleoside kinase, whose amino-acid sequence is MNINFLVIEGNIGSGKTSLSSRISQDFQAKLILEKFADNPFLPKFYQDPERYSFPLELSFLAERYNQLKRELSDRDLFHQLTVADYFFMKSLIFAQNTLAEDEYQLYRKFFEIIYDKHPKPDLYVYLHLPENRLIENIRKRGREYEQEIDEKYLKKISEGYFRFFRQQNGFPIVIIDTRNIDFVESQADYEKLIDVIFHKSYNFGVNRVIL
- a CDS encoding tetratricopeptide repeat protein, coding for MKKINFKAVAVFFVGAMTLSSCASLQKMKKNADKINYTVTPEVLVTKGGNVDVEIQGRIPEKFFNKKATITATPVLTYEGEEKAYAPYKLQGEKVEANNKVISYTDGGTFSYKGSVPYVDGMRKSDLVVRITASQGDQSLDFDPVKIADGVIATSTLVEDKPASIVGIEKGKNTTGVYDPAIDKFQRVVPDEYKADLMYLINSAYVRGSQLKKEDMDKLNEYIKDAFEADRKDLKGVMVSAYASPDGPESFNTKLAEKREGSATTVVDRKLKKDKVETEVEGKYTPEDWEGFKELMEKSNIQDKEMILRVLSMYQDPEVREREIKNLSGPFQEIAKTILPKLRRSKIIASVDLIGKTDEEIANLADTDPSKLNQAELIYAASLTEDLNKQKAIYTSFTRQFPEDWRGYNDLGVVEMMQGNTGDAESNFEKADKLDPKNAIVQNNLGGVALVNGDLDKAQELFSAASGAGQEVNYNLGTVSILKGDYDAAVKYFGDGTFVNKALAQMLTGDNNGALRTLNNLEEESALGDYLKAIIGARTAKTTLLYDSLEAAVNKDAKYKDIAKVDLEFAKYFNDEQFKSIVE
- a CDS encoding RNA methyltransferase, producing MTRKLKTSELERLSINEFKEAEKLPVTVVLDNIRSGNNVGSVFRTSDALRIEKIILCGITATPPNKEIHKTAIGAEKSIDWEYCKGTDEVVKKLRSEGYKIVGVEQVANSTLLTDFNATKEDKVALIFGNEVKGVQQRIIDLCDENIEIPQYGTKHSFNISVSAGIVLWDISNKMRR
- a CDS encoding arginine deiminase family protein — translated: MKKFNVNVRSEIGQLEGVILHTPGQEVENMTPQNAERALYSDILNLSVARQEYTQLKGVLEKVANTFEVKDLLTQTLQDSHAKERIINRICEREEAFCEISALHDLPEDELARQLIEGSILKRDNLTKFLSKERFALRPLHNILFTRDASMTVYDEVLIGKMARPVRDREALIMAAIFKDHPIFGVKTIDPMIPIKNIPSSQHTSIEGGDVEIARDDVILIGTGVRTTSQGIDYLIESIKEKKAPTKHIIVQELPHTPESFIHLDMTFTFLNKDEVMIYAPLILGNNKYQTIHITIDNGEVTSIKLREDLLQALKEVGMDMRPIQCGGTKDDWTMEREQWHSGANFFSIAPGKVIGYERNNYTIEEMSKNGYDIIKAQDIIENKADIRASKKAVITIAGSELSRGGGGARCMTMPIGRKKVDW
- a CDS encoding DUF4294 domain-containing protein; its protein translation is MSFIVSFSFVNCYFYTVKKEDELKKWVYILFFLFLAVSAGGQVVLIPPELPDSLAGRGDSIPHVELQPIQVKPHSRRYYRRKQRRYSRLVSIVNKVYPMAKLAAKKLEEYNKVYLTLKTERQRKKYIKQIQEDLMNEYGDEIKHMKISEGRVLMKLIDRETGHSSYAIIKEFRGGFTAFFWQTVARLFGNDLKVRYNPYGEDWMIENIVQQIDQGAI